The Daucus carota subsp. sativus chromosome 9, DH1 v3.0, whole genome shotgun sequence genome window below encodes:
- the LOC108200444 gene encoding putative pentatricopeptide repeat-containing protein At1g68930 yields MMSTISNHYCSFLKHCCETHNQAELKKLHCLIIRTIVNAETFLLNNVVNSYNKLGNLSYARKVFDQIPQPNLFSWNTVLSVYSKPGRVVEMNDIFYRMPRRDGVSWNLVISGYVACGMSAKAVEVYKMMVRDGVRDLNRITFSTMLILSSNKGYVGLGRQIHGQVVKCGFGSYVFVGSPLVDMYSKSGLIYDAERVFERLPERNVVMYNTMLSGLLRCGMVEESKCLFHGMPEKDSVSWTTMITGFTQNSLGREAIDLFRAMRLEGLGIDQFTFGSILTACGGLVALREGKQIHAYVMRTNYMDNIFVGSALVDLYSKCRNIKYAETVFRRMNHKNIISWTAMVVGYGQNGYSEEAVRSFCEMQRMGIEPDDFTLGSVISSCANLATIEEGAQFHGQALISGLISYITVSNALVTLYGKCGSIEESHQLFDEMRLKDEVSWTALVSGYAQFGKAKETIDLFENMLAHGLEPDGITFIGVLSACSRAGLVDKGRQYFQSMIEDHGIKPILDHYTCMIDLFSRAGQLDEAKRFIEKMPYRPDAVGWSTLLSSCRIRGDFDIGKWAAESLLELEPQNPASYVLLTSMYAARGNWVEVAQLRRGMREKGIRKEPGCSWIKYKSKLHIFSADDRSSPYADQIYDKLETLNSRLIQEGYVPDMSNIMHDVVESEKIKMLNHHSEKLAIAFGLIFIPPDLPIRVVKNLRVCGDCHTATKFISKVTQREILVRDAVRYHLFKDGTCSCGDFW; encoded by the coding sequence ATGATGTCCACTATATCAAACCACTACTGTTCATTTCTTAAACACTGCTGCGAAACCCACAACCAAGCCGAACTCAAAAAGCTTCACTGTCTCATAATCAGAACCATAGTAAACGCAGAAACATTCTTGCTCAACAATGTCGTTAACTCATACAATAAATTAGGCAACTTAAGCTATGCACGCAAGGTATTTGATCAAATTCCCCAACCAAATCTTTTTTCTTGGAACACTGTTTTATCGGTGTACTCGAAGCCTGGAAGGGTGGTGGAGAtgaatgatattttttatcgGATGCCTCGACGAGATGGGGTGTCGTGGAATTTGGTTATTTCGGGGTATGTTGCGTGTGGGATGAGTGCGAAGGCGGTTGAGGTTTATAAGATGATGGTGAGGGATGGGGTGAGGGATTTGAATAGGATTACATTTTCGAcgatgctgattttgtcatcgAATAAGGGGTATGTTGGGTTGGGGAGGCAGATTCATGGGCAGGTAGTGAAATGTGGTTTTGGCTCGTATGTTTTTGTGGGGAGTCCTCTTGTAGATATGTATTCGAAATCTGGATTGATTTATGATGCGGAAAGGGTGTTTGAGAGGTTGCCGGAGAGGAATGTGGTTATGTATAATACAATGCTGAGTGGTTTATTGCGGTGTGGTATGGTTGAGGAATCAAAGTGTTTGTTTCATGGTATGCCTGAAAAGGATTCAGTTTCTTGGACAACAATGATTACTGGATTTACCCAGAATAGCTTAGGGAGAGAAGCGATTGATTTGTTTAGGGCAATGAGATTGGAAGGTTTAGGTATTGATCAATTTACCTTTGGAAGTATCTTAACAGCGTGTGGTGGACTTGTGGCCTTGAGGGAAGGAAAACAGATCCATGCTTATGTTATGAGGACAAATTATATGGATAATATATTTGTCGGGAGTGCTCTTGTTGACTTGTATTCTAAATGCAGAAACATTAAGTATGCAGAGACAGTTTTCAGAAGAATGAACCACAAAAACATAATTTCATGGACCGCAATGGTGGTGGGATATGGGCAGAATGGGTACAGCGAAGAGGCTGTCCGGAGCTTTTGCGAAATGCAGAGAATGGGTATTGAGCCAGATGACTTTACTCTTGGAAGTGTAATTAGCTCGTGTGCCAATCTGGCAACCATAGAAGAAGGTGCCCAGTTTCATGGCCAAGCACTTATTTCTGGCTTGATATCCTACATTACTGTTTCTAATGCACTTGTAACCTTGTACGGAAAGTGTGGAAGCATAGAAGAGTCCCATCAATTGTTTGATGAGATGAGATTAAAGGATGAAGTCTCTTGGACTGCATTGGTTTCGGGGTATGCTCAATTTGGAAAAGCCAAAGAAACTATTGATTTGTTTGAGAATATGTTGGCTCATGGTCTGGAACCTGATGGGATTACATTCATTGGGGTCCTTTCAGCTTGCAGTAGGGCAGGTCTAGTGGATAAAGGCCGTCAGTATTTTCAATCTATGATTGAAGACCATGGAATTAAGCCTATTCTTGATCATTACACGTGCATGATCGATTTATTCAGTCGAGCTGGACAGTTAGATGAAGCAAAAAGATTTATAGAAAAAATGCCTTACCGTCCCGATGCTGTTGGATGGTCCACTTTGCTAAGCTCATGTAGAATTCGTGGTGATTTTGATATTGGAAAGTGGGCAGCTGAGTCTCTGTTAGAACTAGAACCCCAAAACCCTGCAAGCTATGTTTTGCTTACAAGCATGTATGCTGCTAGGGGAAATTGGGTTGAAGTGGCCCAGTTAAGGAGAGGAATGAGAGAAAAGGGTATTAGGAAAGAACCAGGTTGTAGTTGGATCAAATATAAGAGTAAGTTGCACATTTTCTCAGCCGATGATAGGTCAAGCCCATATGCAGATCAGATATATGATAAGCTGGAGACATTGAACAGTAGATTGATTCAGGAAGGTTATGTGCCTGATATGAGTAACATTATGCATGATGTTGTTGAGTCGGAAAAAATTAAGATGCTTAACCACCATAGTGAGAAACTAGCAATTGCCTTCGGTTTGATTTTTATTCCTCCTGACCTCCCCATTCGCGTGGTTAAAAACCTCAGGGTATGTGGGGACTGCCACACCGCAACTAAGTTCATATCCAAAGTTACGCAAAGAGAGATTCTTGTACGGGATGCAGTCAGATATCATCTTTTTAAAGATGGAACTTGCTCATGTGGTGATTTCTGGTAA